A single genomic interval of Littorina saxatilis isolate snail1 linkage group LG17, US_GU_Lsax_2.0, whole genome shotgun sequence harbors:
- the LOC138953452 gene encoding spermatogenesis-associated protein 7 homolog has product MATNLRGQLGVKSGPLAPTSAKLTTQMLVVSHMENHYKKISKARPAIDNGPPKSMQSSQKLRDKRTKKAIETYGSRPASRVSYRSHSAEDDIYDERQWEEPEDDEERQVREIMRTTLRVPLKANHNIGSVNATDGSKSESANFQTTTMRPQSATMRGVAQAMRGLSHMNRTRPASARSTTSLVSNFSQTSRSSNPMKATYNGDVIEKHAHNFTEPTKPFTPRTLKSNRESSLKRYKYYTPPPKKSQQGTHREAGSAINGDTIVKEAPQAKPRARSAKGGGDMGATGTLTETMLMDMSLQSHDPRQNSASSKGIPRLDISMDKDHLSWVQDQATRAHIRTSNGTSVQSQDRAHHDGGDTLGETGTLGKTDTLRFTRTGSSAKSFGVKSPTSRRLGQAEEEQKYVAFAHEVTQDIINQGISSDRVLQKVFDNHVDRKKDELDERRLRAIITDIRRDLGVQHVGPVEKRVQYNQDLDQTEIYNGDMTTGTMASGDSTLSDANNTYNFNRTTDVFSTIHSQPGEGEDLSNTLQQYQMELTVKDNAEYQNSESNGLDDKEEAHGSTLVNGDADTETEESEKVSVAESEKASVSEEPRPAARPRRLTRQDASTAGQETASRQVLVTDTEAKTEEDEEGVEEEYEYEDDYDADEDDVTAKGSDDDF; this is encoded by the exons ATGGCAACAAATCTGAGAGGACAGTTGGGGGTCAAGAGCGgcc CTCTTGCCCCAACTTCAGCTAAACTGACTACCCAGATGCTGGTGGTTAGTCACATGGAAAACCATTACAAGAAGATCAGCAAAGCCAGAC CTGCAATTGACAATGGACCCCCTAAGTCCATGCAGTCAAGCCAGAAAT TGCGAGACAAACGGACCAAAAAAGCGATTGAGACGTATGGGTCCAGACCCGCGTCCCGGGTGAGCTACAGATCTCACTCTGCTGAGGACGACATTTATGATGAGAGGCAGTGG GAAGAGCCAGAGGATGATGAGGAGCGGCAGGTGCGGGAAATCATGCGGACAACTCTACGAGTTCCCCTGAAAGCCAACCATAACATTGGCAGCGTCAACGCAACAGACGGCTCCAAGTCGGAGTCGGCTAACTTCCAGACAACCACAATGAGGCCACAGTCTGCCACCATGCGAGGGGTGGCTCAGGCCATGAGAGGCTTGTCGCACATGAATCGTACTCGCCCTGCTTCAGCACGATCGACCACTTCCCTCGTGAGCAACTTCTCACAGACCTCGCGCAGCTCCAACCCTATGAAGGCCACGTACAATGGGGACGTAATTGAAAAGCACGCCCACAATTTCACAGAGCCCACCAAGCCCTTCACCCCACGCACACTAAAGAGCAACCGGGAATCCAGCCTGAAGCGATACAAATACTACACTCCCCCACCGAAGAAATCACAGCAAGGAACGCACAGAGAGGCGGGTTCAGCCATTAACGGTGATACTATAGTGAAAGAGGCTCCCCAGGCGAAGCCCAGGGCACGGTCTGCAAAAGGTGGGGGTGATATGGGCGCTACAGGGACGCTGACAGAGACAATGTTGATGGACATGAGCCTGCAGAGTCATGACCCTCGGCAGAACAGTGCCAGCAGCAAGGGAATACCTCGTCTGGACATCTCCATGGACAAGGACCACCTCAGCTGGGTGCAGGACCAGGCCACACGAGCGCACATCAGGACCAGTAACGGGACCAGCGTCCAGTCTCAGGACAGAGCGCATCATGATGGTGGTGACACGCTTGGGGAGACAGGAACCCTGGGCAAAACGGACACCTTGCGCTTTACTCGCACGGGATCCTCAGCAAA GTCTTTTGGTGTTAAATCGCCTACCAGTCGTCGCCTGGGTCAGGC AGAAGAGGAGCAGAAATATGTGGCATTTGCCCATGAAGTGACTCAGGATATCATCAATCAAGGAATCAGCAGCGACAG GGTGCTACAGAAGGTGTTTGACAACCAtgtggacagaaagaaagatgaacTGGACGAG aggcGGCTGAGAGCCATCATCACAGACATACGTCGAGACCTTGGTGTACAACACGTGGGACCTGTGGAAAAGAGAGTACAGTATAACCAGGACCTGGACCAAACAGAAATATATAACGGCGACATGACAACAGGAACAATGGCATCAGGCGATTCCACCTTGTCGGATGCCAACAACACGTACAACTTCAATCGCACCACTGATGTATTCAGCACCATCCACTCCCAGCCTGGGGAGGGCGAGGATCTATCAAACACACTACAGCAGTACCAGATGGAGCTCACGGTCAAGGATAACGCAGAATACCAGAACTCTGAATCCAATGGGCTGGATGACAAGGAAGAAGCCCATGGCTCCACTCTAGTCAATGGTGACGCTGACACTGAAACTGAGGAGTCAGAAAAGGTTTCCGTTGCAGAGTCAGAAAAGGCTTCTGTTTCAGAAGAACCTCGTCCAGCAGCCAGGCCTAGACGTCTCACAAGGCAGGATGCTAGTACTGCCGGACAAGAGACCGCTAGTCGTCAGGTTTTGGTCACTGACACTGAGGCAAAGACTGAAGAGGATGAAGAAGGGGTGGAGGAAGAATATGAATATGAAGATGACTATGATGCTGATGAAGACGATGTAACTGCAAAAGGGTCCGATGATGACTTCTGA